In Streptomyces asoensis, a single genomic region encodes these proteins:
- a CDS encoding MFS transporter has protein sequence MAAGYGEILRARHAARLLTGTLVGRLPNATAAIAIVLFVRAQGGTYSLAGALAAVYGVANAVGQPLLGRLVDVYGQPRVQLPAALASALAMAVFAFTGTDPSAAAYASVAGAGLFTPPLEGGLRALWPTVLRREDQVHTAYAMDAVAQEVMFTVGPLLVTLCVSLWSEQGALLVLNALGVLGALSVVVSPPSRAWRSAPREAHWLGALRSPGLLALLGAFLFVGVALGSITVASVPYADEHGGDVVYGWLMAALGLGALVGGVGYGARRWVGAPERRLRGLVALLAVCYLPLMLMPGAVAMVALTALAGVFLAPALACAFVIVDRHAPRGTVTEAFSWLVTMFTVGASVGTGVAGPVVEAGGALWGFAVPAAAGAVSSVVLLATGRVMAAPAGGGVVAASSENDPNRAAEPRFSSGDRA, from the coding sequence TTGGCCGCGGGGTACGGGGAGATCCTCAGGGCGAGGCATGCCGCCCGGCTGCTGACCGGCACGCTCGTCGGGCGGTTGCCCAACGCCACGGCCGCCATCGCGATCGTGCTGTTCGTGCGCGCGCAGGGCGGCACGTACAGCCTGGCGGGCGCTCTGGCGGCCGTGTACGGGGTGGCCAACGCCGTGGGGCAGCCGCTGCTGGGGCGGCTGGTGGACGTGTACGGGCAGCCGCGGGTGCAGTTGCCGGCGGCGCTCGCCTCGGCGCTGGCGATGGCGGTCTTCGCCTTCACGGGCACGGACCCGTCGGCCGCGGCCTACGCCTCGGTCGCGGGCGCGGGGCTGTTCACCCCGCCGCTGGAAGGGGGCCTGCGGGCGCTGTGGCCCACCGTGCTGCGGCGGGAGGACCAGGTGCACACGGCGTACGCGATGGACGCGGTGGCGCAGGAGGTGATGTTCACCGTCGGGCCGCTGCTGGTGACGCTGTGCGTGTCGCTGTGGTCGGAGCAGGGGGCCCTGCTGGTGCTGAACGCGCTGGGGGTGCTGGGCGCGCTGTCGGTCGTGGTGTCGCCGCCTTCGCGCGCGTGGCGTTCGGCGCCGCGCGAGGCGCACTGGCTGGGTGCGCTGCGGTCGCCGGGTCTGCTGGCTCTTCTGGGGGCGTTCCTGTTCGTGGGCGTCGCGCTGGGTTCGATCACGGTGGCGTCGGTGCCGTACGCGGACGAGCACGGCGGTGACGTGGTGTACGGCTGGCTGATGGCGGCGCTGGGGCTGGGCGCACTGGTCGGAGGTGTGGGGTACGGGGCGCGGCGGTGGGTCGGGGCGCCGGAGCGGCGACTGCGGGGCCTGGTGGCATTGCTGGCGGTGTGTTATCTGCCGTTGATGCTGATGCCGGGTGCGGTGGCGATGGTGGCGCTGACGGCGCTCGCGGGGGTGTTCCTGGCGCCGGCTCTCGCGTGTGCGTTCGTCATCGTGGACCGGCACGCGCCGCGCGGGACGGTGACGGAGGCGTTCTCCTGGCTGGTGACGATGTTCACCGTCGGGGCGTCGGTGGGGACGGGTGTCGCGGGTCCGGTCGTGGAGGCCGGCGGGGCGTTGTGGGGGTTCGCGGTGCCGGCGGCGGCGGGTGCCGTGTCGTCGGTGGTTTTGCTGGCCACGGGGCGGGTAATGGCAGCTCCCGCCGGGGGTGGGGTTGTTGCGGCTTCATCGGAAAATGATCCAAACCGTGCTGCCGAACCCCGTTTCAGTTCAGGGGATCGGGCGTAA
- the pafA gene encoding Pup--protein ligase: MDRRIFGLENEYGVTCTFRGQRRLSPDEVARYLFRRVVSWGRSSNVFLRNGARLYLDVGSHPEYATPECDNVTELVTHDKAGERILEGLLVDAERRLHEEGIAGDVYLFKNNTDSAGNSYGCHENYLVARHGEFSRLADILIPFLVTRQLLCGAGKVLQTPRGAVYCVSQRAEHIWEGVSSATTRSRPIINTRDEPHADAERYRRLHVIVGDSNMSETTMLLKVGATDLVLRMIEAGTVMRDLTLENPIRAIREVSHDITGRRKVRLASGREASALEVQREYYEKAVDFVERRGVRTGTVDQVLELWGRTLDAIEAEDLDRIGTEIDWVMKYKLIERYRAKHNMTMSHPRVAQIDLAYHDIHRRRGLYYLLERKGQAARICNDLKIFEGKSVPPQTTRARLRGDFIRRAQEQRRDFTVDWVHLKLNDQAQRTVLCKDPFRSVDDRVEKLIAGM; this comes from the coding sequence ATGGACCGCCGCATTTTCGGGCTGGAGAACGAGTACGGCGTCACATGTACGTTCAGGGGACAGCGCCGGCTGTCTCCCGACGAGGTGGCGCGGTACCTCTTCCGCCGTGTCGTGTCATGGGGCCGAAGCAGCAACGTCTTTCTGCGAAACGGCGCCCGCCTCTATCTCGACGTGGGTTCGCATCCGGAATACGCGACACCGGAATGTGACAACGTGACCGAACTGGTCACCCACGACAAGGCCGGCGAGCGCATTCTCGAAGGACTCCTGGTGGACGCGGAACGACGCCTGCACGAGGAAGGAATCGCGGGCGACGTCTACCTCTTCAAGAACAACACGGACTCGGCGGGCAACTCCTACGGTTGCCACGAGAACTACCTGGTGGCCCGGCACGGGGAGTTCTCCCGGCTCGCGGACATCCTCATTCCGTTCCTGGTGACCCGCCAGCTGCTGTGCGGGGCGGGCAAGGTGCTCCAGACGCCGCGTGGCGCGGTCTACTGCGTCAGTCAGCGGGCGGAGCACATCTGGGAGGGCGTCTCCTCGGCGACGACCCGTTCGCGGCCCATCATCAACACGCGTGACGAGCCGCACGCGGACGCCGAGCGGTACCGCCGTCTGCATGTCATCGTCGGTGACTCGAACATGTCCGAGACGACCATGCTGCTGAAGGTCGGGGCCACCGATCTGGTGCTGCGCATGATCGAGGCGGGCACGGTGATGCGGGACCTGACGCTGGAGAACCCGATCCGGGCGATCCGCGAGGTCAGTCACGACATCACGGGCCGGCGCAAGGTGCGTCTGGCCAGCGGCCGTGAGGCCTCGGCGCTGGAGGTGCAGCGCGAGTACTACGAGAAGGCCGTGGACTTCGTCGAGCGCCGCGGTGTCCGCACCGGCACGGTCGACCAGGTCCTGGAGCTGTGGGGCCGCACGCTGGACGCGATCGAGGCGGAGGACCTCGACCGGATCGGCACCGAGATCGACTGGGTCATGAAGTACAAGCTCATCGAGCGGTACCGGGCCAAGCACAACATGACCATGTCGCACCCGAGGGTGGCGCAGATAGACCTCGCCTACCACGACATCCACCGTCGTCGTGGTCTGTACTACCTGCTGGAGCGCAAGGGTCAGGCGGCGCGGATCTGCAACGACCTGAAGATCTTCGAGGGCAAGTCGGTGCCGCCGCAGACCACCAGGGCGCGGTTGCGCGGTGACTTCATCCGGCGGGCGCAGGAGCAGCGCCGGGACTTCACGGTGGACTGGGTGCATCTGAAGCTCAACGACCAGGCGCAGCGCACCGTGCTGTGCAAGGACCCGTTCCGTTCGGTGGACGACCGGGTGGAGAAGCTGATCGCCGGCATGTGA
- a CDS encoding FKBP-type peptidyl-prolyl cis-trans isomerase, with protein MRRRSLILAAVPAGLVTFAACGDDKSDTSKASDGGSPSAGASSAAPAPKIVDGPLPAITAGVKFGEKPTVAKGTGEPSDQLAVKTVIAGSGRTVAENDYIQANALGQIWDSGKVLLNTYDTKKPLFTQLAQGGTIDGWRYALTGKKIGSRVLFSVPPTWAFGKDGDAQTGIKGTDTLVFVFDIQDTFNSKSSAKGKDVPQDDAALPKVGTNTDGKAPSIDIPKTKAPTALVSNYVIEGDGAALAATDTVLVQYKGVIWDTGKEFDSTYSRNALTSFSLQQVVKGWAQGLTGKKVGSRVVIVVPPSLGYGDSPPSGSGIKKDSTMVFTVDILAKA; from the coding sequence GTGCGCCGACGCTCCCTCATCCTTGCCGCCGTCCCCGCGGGGCTGGTCACTTTCGCCGCGTGCGGTGACGACAAGTCCGACACGAGCAAGGCGAGCGACGGCGGGTCCCCTTCCGCGGGGGCCTCGTCGGCCGCTCCCGCGCCGAAGATCGTCGACGGTCCGCTGCCGGCGATCACCGCGGGGGTGAAGTTCGGTGAGAAGCCGACGGTCGCCAAGGGCACGGGTGAGCCCTCGGACCAGTTGGCGGTGAAGACGGTGATCGCGGGCAGCGGCAGGACGGTCGCGGAGAACGACTACATCCAGGCCAACGCGCTCGGGCAGATCTGGGACAGCGGGAAGGTCCTGCTCAACACGTACGACACGAAGAAGCCGCTGTTCACGCAGCTCGCGCAGGGCGGCACGATCGACGGCTGGCGCTATGCCCTGACGGGCAAGAAGATCGGCAGCCGGGTGCTGTTCTCGGTGCCGCCGACATGGGCGTTCGGCAAGGACGGCGACGCGCAGACGGGTATCAAGGGCACCGACACGCTGGTGTTCGTCTTCGACATCCAGGACACGTTCAACTCGAAGAGCTCGGCCAAGGGCAAGGACGTGCCGCAGGACGATGCGGCGTTGCCGAAGGTCGGCACGAACACCGACGGCAAGGCGCCCTCGATCGACATCCCGAAGACGAAGGCGCCGACGGCGCTGGTCAGCAACTACGTGATCGAGGGCGACGGCGCGGCGCTGGCGGCGACCGACACGGTGCTGGTGCAGTACAAGGGCGTGATCTGGGACACGGGCAAGGAGTTCGACTCGACGTACAGCCGCAACGCGCTGACGTCGTTCTCGCTCCAGCAGGTGGTCAAGGGCTGGGCGCAGGGTCTGACCGGCAAGAAGGTGGGCAGCCGGGTCGTCATCGTCGTTCCGCCGTCGCTGGGTTACGGCGACAGCCCGCCGAGCGGCAGCGGTATCAAGAAGGACTCCACGATGGTGTTCACCGTGGACATCCTCGCCAAGGCGTGA
- a CDS encoding FKBP-type peptidyl-prolyl cis-trans isomerase translates to MSIDKPEIDFPGGEPPADLEIKDIWEGDGEVAQAGHNVSVHYVGVAFSTGEEFDASWNRGTPFRFPLGGGRVIKGWDQGVQGMKVGGRRQLTIPAHLAYGNQSPTPAIKPGETLIFVVDLLGV, encoded by the coding sequence GTGAGCATTGACAAGCCCGAGATCGACTTCCCCGGCGGCGAGCCCCCGGCGGACCTGGAGATCAAGGACATCTGGGAGGGTGACGGGGAGGTCGCGCAGGCCGGCCACAACGTCAGCGTCCACTACGTCGGTGTGGCCTTCAGCACCGGTGAGGAGTTCGACGCGAGCTGGAACCGCGGGACGCCGTTCCGTTTCCCGCTCGGTGGCGGACGGGTCATCAAGGGCTGGGACCAGGGCGTGCAGGGCATGAAGGTCGGCGGCCGTCGCCAGCTGACCATCCCGGCCCACCTCGCCTACGGCAACCAGAGCCCGACGCCGGCGATCAAGCCGGGCGAGACGCTGATCTTCGTGGTGGACCTGCTCGGGGTCTGA
- a CDS encoding helix-turn-helix transcriptional regulator — MAIAKAERLMNLALCLLGTRRPLSKRELRDSIEAYVETFRSGNGAASDDSFNRMFERDKDDLRELGLVIETVESLDGEIGYLARRDSNRLPPITLDAEEAAALGLAAKVWQQARLAGAASGALQKLRAAGLPEDVDPYEAHGALEPRIPVHEAAFEPLMLACRDRRPVMFDYRKATAAHPEPRHVEPWALECWRGHWYLAGFDRDRGAERVFRLSRITGRVRSRGTGFTAPVPDVVTVRETVAGWAGETADRSALIRLRTGAGYPLRAKATAVRELGDGWDELEIPYGHGLDAWLVEFGPDVVVLDPAELRADVVDRLRAVAKG, encoded by the coding sequence ATGGCCATTGCCAAGGCCGAGCGACTGATGAACCTGGCGCTGTGTCTGCTGGGGACGCGGCGGCCGCTCAGCAAGCGCGAGCTGCGCGACTCCATCGAGGCGTACGTGGAGACGTTCCGGTCCGGGAACGGTGCGGCGTCCGACGACTCCTTCAACCGGATGTTCGAGCGGGACAAGGACGATCTGCGCGAGCTCGGCCTGGTCATCGAGACCGTGGAGAGCCTGGACGGTGAGATCGGTTATCTCGCCCGCCGGGACAGCAACCGGCTGCCGCCCATCACGCTCGACGCCGAGGAGGCCGCGGCGCTGGGGCTGGCGGCCAAGGTGTGGCAGCAGGCGCGGCTGGCGGGGGCCGCGAGCGGCGCCCTCCAGAAGCTGCGCGCCGCCGGCCTGCCGGAGGACGTCGACCCGTACGAGGCGCACGGCGCGCTGGAGCCGCGGATCCCGGTGCACGAGGCGGCGTTCGAGCCGCTGATGCTGGCCTGCCGCGACCGCCGGCCCGTCATGTTCGACTACCGCAAGGCCACCGCCGCGCATCCGGAGCCCCGCCATGTGGAGCCGTGGGCGCTGGAGTGCTGGCGCGGGCACTGGTACCTGGCGGGTTTCGACCGGGACCGGGGTGCCGAGCGGGTCTTCCGGCTGTCGCGGATCACGGGCAGGGTGCGCTCGCGCGGGACAGGTTTCACCGCGCCGGTCCCCGATGTCGTCACCGTCCGTGAGACGGTCGCCGGCTGGGCGGGGGAGACCGCCGACCGCAGCGCCCTGATCCGGCTGCGGACGGGGGCCGGGTACCCCTTGCGGGCGAAGGCCACCGCGGTCCGGGAACTCGGCGACGGCTGGGACGAGTTGGAGATTCCGTACGGGCACGGGCTGGACGCCTGGCTGGTGGAGTTCGGGCCGGACGTGGTGGTCCTGGACCCCGCCGAGCTGCGTGCGGACGTCGTGGACCGGCTACGGGCCGTGGCGAAGGGCTGA
- a CDS encoding helix-turn-helix transcriptional regulator → MAGKPVRPANAIDQTRRMLSLVTYLRERPGARIEDVARAFGITEDELVSDLDVLPMCGTSFRGGDLLDIDTDGERIWWHNPAALGAEAAEPLRLAADEATALLVAARAVSTLPGLREGDRQALLRATAKVEAAAGEAAGASARLSVTFESEGGVFADVDRAISERRRLWIRYYSPARDEVTEREIDPIRLVSVGHTYVEAWCRRSEARRTFRLDRVAEIRILDEPSAPPEVELRDLSEGLVQPAAEDPEVVVEVGPGGRWVAEYYPHDSADELPDGGLRITLRTPEPASLRRLALRLGRDGRIVSPPELADSARRAAAEALAAYDGVEAGDGPRAVSGERPGPRGGSGYEGREQGL, encoded by the coding sequence GTGGCAGGCAAACCGGTCAGGCCGGCGAACGCGATCGACCAGACCCGGCGGATGCTCTCGCTGGTGACGTATCTCCGGGAGCGTCCGGGGGCGCGCATCGAGGACGTGGCGCGCGCCTTCGGCATCACCGAGGACGAGCTGGTCTCGGACCTCGACGTGCTGCCGATGTGCGGGACCAGCTTCCGCGGCGGCGACCTTCTCGACATCGACACCGACGGCGAGCGCATCTGGTGGCACAATCCGGCCGCGCTCGGGGCGGAGGCCGCCGAGCCGCTGCGGCTGGCCGCCGACGAGGCGACCGCGCTGCTGGTGGCGGCGCGCGCCGTGTCCACGCTGCCCGGTCTGCGCGAGGGCGACCGGCAGGCGCTGCTGCGGGCGACGGCGAAGGTGGAGGCCGCGGCCGGGGAGGCGGCGGGCGCGAGCGCGCGGCTGTCGGTGACGTTCGAGTCCGAGGGCGGGGTCTTCGCCGACGTCGACCGGGCGATCTCCGAGCGGCGCCGGCTGTGGATCCGCTACTACTCGCCGGCCCGTGACGAGGTCACCGAGCGGGAGATCGACCCGATCCGGCTGGTCAGCGTCGGGCACACGTACGTGGAGGCCTGGTGCCGCCGCTCGGAGGCGCGGCGCACGTTCCGGCTGGACCGGGTCGCCGAGATCAGGATCCTGGACGAGCCGTCGGCGCCGCCGGAGGTCGAGCTGCGGGACCTGTCGGAGGGGCTGGTGCAGCCGGCCGCCGAGGACCCGGAGGTCGTCGTCGAGGTCGGTCCGGGCGGCCGGTGGGTGGCCGAGTACTACCCGCACGACAGCGCCGATGAGCTTCCCGACGGCGGGCTGCGTATTACCCTGCGCACGCCCGAACCCGCTTCGCTCAGGCGGCTGGCGCTGAGGCTCGGCCGCGACGGCCGGATCGTCTCGCCGCCGGAGCTCGCCGACAGTGCCCGCCGGGCCGCCGCCGAGGCGCTCGCCGCGTACGACGGGGTCGAGGCGGGCGACGGGCCGCGCGCGGTGTCCGGCGAACGGCCGGGGCCGCGGGGCGGGAGCGGGTACGAGGGGCGGGAGCAGGGGCTGTGA
- the tatA gene encoding Sec-independent protein translocase subunit TatA encodes MFGRLGAPEIILILVVVILLFGAKKLPDMARSLGKSARILKSEAKAMKEEGSSTATPAGPPNDGEQPPAQRTIQAAPGDVSSSRPVSEPTDTTKR; translated from the coding sequence ATGTTCGGAAGGCTCGGCGCCCCCGAGATCATTCTCATCCTCGTCGTCGTCATCCTGCTGTTCGGCGCCAAGAAGCTTCCCGACATGGCGCGCTCGCTCGGCAAGTCCGCTCGCATCCTCAAGAGCGAGGCGAAGGCGATGAAGGAAGAGGGCAGCAGCACGGCCACCCCGGCGGGCCCGCCGAACGACGGCGAGCAGCCCCCCGCTCAGCGCACCATCCAGGCCGCCCCCGGCGACGTGAGCAGCTCCCGTCCGGTCAGCGAGCCGACGGACACCACCAAGCGCTGA
- the tatC gene encoding twin-arginine translocase subunit TatC: MLKPARKQEKDPEGRMPLADHLRELRNRLAKAMLAIVLVTVVAAFFYNDIINFLTKPILDSVGCGKTFEEIAGQLKSGDSTNKCASITINGLLAPFTLALQVSLMAGVVFASPVWLYQLWAFIAPGLHNHERKYAYAFVGMGAPLFIGGGYFAYRVLPTTAKVLIDFTPGGVANLLPLDDLLQLVTRMVVVFGLSFELPLLLIFLNLTGMVTGKRMLGWWRAMIIGITVFAAVATPSTDPVSMLALAGPIWVLYFGATVFALLNDRRRRRRDALGPADDEASELDLSPEDIGEVESVGASRSLPEQTSTDRVNGYDDVT, translated from the coding sequence TTGCTGAAGCCTGCCCGCAAACAGGAGAAGGACCCCGAGGGGCGGATGCCTCTCGCGGATCACCTTCGTGAGCTCCGCAACCGGCTCGCGAAGGCGATGCTGGCCATCGTCCTCGTGACGGTCGTGGCCGCCTTCTTCTACAACGACATCATCAACTTCCTCACCAAGCCGATCCTCGACTCGGTCGGCTGCGGGAAGACTTTCGAGGAGATCGCGGGCCAGCTCAAGTCCGGCGACTCCACCAACAAGTGCGCCAGCATCACGATCAACGGTCTGCTCGCGCCCTTCACGCTGGCCCTCCAGGTCTCCCTGATGGCCGGTGTCGTCTTCGCCTCGCCGGTCTGGCTCTACCAGCTGTGGGCCTTCATCGCCCCCGGTCTGCACAACCACGAGCGCAAGTACGCGTACGCGTTCGTCGGCATGGGCGCCCCACTCTTCATCGGCGGCGGCTACTTCGCCTACCGGGTGCTGCCGACCACCGCCAAGGTGCTGATCGACTTCACGCCGGGCGGCGTCGCCAACCTGCTGCCGCTGGACGACCTGCTCCAGCTCGTCACGCGCATGGTCGTCGTCTTCGGCCTCTCCTTCGAGCTGCCGCTGCTGCTGATCTTCCTGAACCTGACCGGCATGGTCACCGGCAAGCGCATGCTCGGCTGGTGGCGAGCCATGATCATCGGCATCACGGTGTTCGCCGCCGTCGCCACGCCCAGCACCGACCCCGTCTCGATGCTGGCCCTCGCCGGACCGATCTGGGTCCTGTACTTCGGCGCCACCGTCTTCGCCCTGCTCAACGACCGTCGCAGGCGCCGCCGCGACGCCCTGGGCCCGGCCGACGACGAGGCCTCCGAGCTGGACCTCAGCCCCGAGGACATCGGCGAGGTCGAGTCGGTCGGCGCGAGCCGCTCACTGCCGGAGCAGACGAGCACGGACCGGGTCAACGGTTATGACGACGTGACCTGA
- a CDS encoding diacylglycerol kinase, translating to MTSEITLFVNPAAGRGRGAHAARPAACALRAAGFTVHTVVGADAGDALARARAAVAGGTGALIAVGGDGLAHLALQAVAGTRTPLGLVAVGTGNDLARALGLPVRDPAGAALLVADALKGARIRDIDLGLVGDRWFGTVLASGFDSRVNDRGNRMRWPTGRARYDLAMLAELAAFRPVPYRITFDGGDVREIEATLVAVGNGSSYGGGMRICPGADPADGLFDVTIVGDCSRRTLLRVFPKVYRGTHVDHPVVGVHRAAEVRIAAADVSAYADGERLGRLPLTARCVPGAVRVVGP from the coding sequence GTGACCAGCGAGATCACCCTCTTCGTCAACCCCGCGGCGGGCCGCGGCCGGGGCGCTCACGCAGCGCGGCCGGCCGCTTGCGCGTTGCGGGCGGCCGGCTTCACCGTGCACACCGTCGTCGGGGCCGACGCCGGCGACGCCCTCGCACGCGCGCGTGCCGCCGTCGCGGGCGGCACCGGCGCCCTGATCGCCGTCGGCGGCGACGGACTGGCCCACCTCGCGCTCCAGGCCGTCGCCGGCACCCGTACCCCGCTCGGGCTGGTAGCCGTCGGCACCGGCAACGACCTCGCCCGCGCCCTCGGCCTGCCCGTGCGCGACCCGGCGGGCGCCGCCCTGCTGGTCGCCGACGCCCTCAAGGGCGCCCGGATCCGCGACATCGACCTGGGCCTGGTCGGCGACCGCTGGTTCGGCACCGTCCTCGCCTCCGGTTTCGACTCCCGCGTCAACGACCGGGGCAACCGCATGAGATGGCCCACCGGGCGCGCCAGGTACGACCTGGCGATGCTCGCCGAACTGGCGGCGTTCCGTCCCGTTCCCTACCGCATCACGTTCGACGGCGGTGACGTCCGGGAGATCGAGGCCACCCTCGTCGCCGTCGGCAACGGATCCTCCTACGGCGGCGGGATGCGGATCTGCCCCGGCGCCGACCCGGCCGACGGGCTCTTCGACGTGACGATCGTCGGCGACTGCTCCCGCCGCACGCTGCTGCGGGTGTTCCCCAAGGTCTACCGGGGCACGCACGTCGATCATCCCGTGGTCGGCGTCCACCGGGCGGCCGAGGTGCGGATCGCCGCCGCGGACGTCTCGGCCTACGCGGACGGGGAACGGCTCGGGCGGCTGCCGCTCACCGCGCGGTGCGTACCGGGGGCGGTACGGGTCGTCGGCCCCTGA